CAACGGCGACGGCCTGGTGCCGGCCTGGCAGAAGCACCAGCCCGACGTGGTGGTGCTCGATCTATCGATGCCGGGCATGGGCGGCCTCGAGGCCTTGCGCCGCCTGCTGGCGGTGGAGCCGCAGGCCCGCGTGCTGGTGCTGTCGGCGCACGAAGACACGGCCCATCCGCAGCGCGCATTGCGCGCCGGCGCACTGGGCTACCTGAGCAAGCGCGGTGCGCCCGAGGCTCTGATCGCGGCGGTACGCGCCGTGGCCGCCGGCCAGCCCTATGTGGACGCCGCCACGGCGCGCGTGCTGGCGCTGGCCCAGATCCGCGGCGACACCAGCCCGGCCCAGGCCCTGAGCGAGCGCGAGTTCTCGGTGTTCATCCAGCTGGCGCGCGGCCAGAACGTGGCGCAGATCGCCGAGGCGCTGAAGATCTCGGCCAGCACCGTGGGCACCCACCTCTACAAGGTCAAGCAGAAGCTGGGCGTGTCCAACCAGAGCGAGCTGACCCTGGTGGCGCTGCAGTGGGGCCTGCTGCAGGCCTGAGCATGGTGCCGGGCCGGGCAAGGTGCCAGGGGCAGACCCAGGCGCAACAAAAGAGCGCGAAAAAAAGTGCGCAACAACAGGGCACAACAAAAAGGCCCTGCACTTGCATGCAGGGCCTTGAATGATTTGCCGGGCCAGCGATCGATCTGAGTCGATGTTCTTGCTGGCGGAGACGGAGGGATTCGAACCCTCGATGCACGTTTTAGCGCGCATACTCCCTTAGCAGGGGAGCACCTTCGGCCACTCGGTCACGTCTCCGGCGAAGACCGTGACTGTAGCACAGCCATGGGTCGGTTCCCGGGCTGCGCAGCCCTGTCAAAACGCCGACAAGGCCGCGTCCGGCGGTGCAGTTCAGGCCGCCGGCGTCTCGGCCGCGTCCAGGCCGAAGGCACGGTGCAGCGCGCGCACGGCCAGCTCCATGTACTTCTCGGCGATCACCACCGAGGTCTTGATCTCGCTGGTGGTGATCATCTGGATGTTGATGCCGTCGTCGGACAGCGCCTTGAACATGGTGCTGGCCACGCCCACATGGCTCTTCATGCCGATGCCCACGATCGACACCTTGCAGATCTTGGCATCGCCGATCAGGTTCAACGCGCCGGTGGCCGGCTGCACGGTGTTCTTCAGCAGATCCATCGTGCGTGCATAGTCGTTGCGATGCACGGTGAAGCTGAAGTCGGTGCGGCCGTCGTGCGACACGTTCTGCACGATCACGTCCACATCGATGTTGGCCTCGGCCACGGCACCGAGGATCTGGTACGCGATGCCCGGCTTGTCGGGCACGCCCACCACGGTGATCTTGGCCTCGTCACGGTTGAACGCGATGCCCGACACGACGGCTTGTTCCATCTTCTCGTCTTCCTCGAAAGTGATCAGGGTGCCCGACTTCGCCTCTTCGTCGATGGCGATGTCCCAGGGCGTGAAGCTCGACAGCACGCGCAGCGGCACGCGGTACTTGCCGGCGAACTCGACCGAACGGATCTGCAGCACCTTGCTGCCCTGGCTGGCCAGTTCGAGCATTTCCTCGAAGCTGATCGTGGTCAGGCGCTGGGCCTCGGGCACCACGCGTGGATCGGTGGTGTAGACGCCGTCCACATCGGTGTAGATCAGGCATTCGTCGGCCTTCATCGCCGCCGCCACGGCCACCGCCGAGGTGTCACTGCCGCCACGGCCCAGCGTGGTGACATGGCCTTCGGGGTCCACGCCCTGGAAGCCGGTGATGATGACCACCTTGCCGGCGGCCAGATCGGCGCGCACGCGGGCGTCGTCGATCGACTCGATGCGCGCCTTGGTGAACACCGAATTGGTCTTGATCGGCACCTGCCAGCCGCCATAGCTCACGGCCGGCTGGCCTTCGGCCTGCAGCGCCAGCGCCAGCAGGCCCACCGACACCTGCTCGCCGGTGGCCGCAATGGCATCCAGCTCGCGCATCGCGGCGTCGTCCAGCGCGCCGGGCTGCAAATCCTTGGCCAGGCCGAGCAGGCGGTTGGTTTCACCGCTCATCGCGGACGGAACGACCACCATCTGGTGGCCGGCACGGGCCCATTTGGCCACGCGCTTGGCGACGTTGCGGATGCGCTCGGTGGAGCCCATCGATGTGCCGCCGTACTTGTGAACGATCAATGCCATGGTTGCTGCAAAGCCAGAGAGCAGGTGGGGCGCCATCGGTGCCCGATCCGCGCCACGCGGGCACGGGGCACCGGCGGCATGGCCCGCATGGCCAGCTGGCCCCACAGGCGGCGGATCGGGGCTGCGCGGCCCCGGTGCGCAACCCGCCATTCTATCTGCTGCGCTGCAACAGCCCGTTCAGCACGGGTCGGCGCGCCACTGCACGCGGCAGCGCAGCAGCGCCGGCCGGGCCAGCGCCCGGGCGTCCATGCCCAGGCCCGGCACATACAAAAGCGCGCCGGCGCCCCACAGCAGCGGCCCCTGCCGCTGGTCGGCCGGCACGCCGGCCGCCTGGTACTGCTTTTTCAGGCTGCGCGGCAAACCACCCGCGGTGCGCTGGAACTGCTCGCCCCCGGCGCGGGCGCGCAGACAGGCATGGCGCAGTTCGTCGGCCGGCACGCCCTGGGCATCTTGGCTCACCTCGAAGCGGCCGCGCCAGGCCGGCACCGGCCAGTGCCCCGGCTGCGACAGGTCGATCACCTGATCCCCGAGCGCCACGGGCTCCACGGCTGCCGTGGCGGCCGCGGCGGCCATCGCATGCCAGTGCAGCAGGCCGCGGTAGAGCCGCAGCTCGGCCCCACCACCAGCCGGCCAACGGCCAGTGGATCGGGTGGCACGCCCGGATGTGGACGATGCCGCGCCGGGCAGTTCAAGCAGCAGGCGTTGCAGCAGTGCTTCGGCCGCACCCTGGCCGGCCTGCCGGCCCAGCCAGACCCGCAGCGCATTGGCCTGCCGGGCGGCTGACAAGCTGCGCCAGGCGGCCACCTGCAGCGCAGTGCCTGCGGCTGCGTCGCTGGCCAGGGCGCAGGTGGCCAGATCCATCTGCGCCAGTTCGGCCAGCGCCGCATCGGCCTCGTGCGCACGGCGGGCCGACAAGGCCAGCGCCGCCTCGGCCTCGGGAAAGGCCGCGCTCAAGGCCGGCCAGACCCGGGCCCGCAGGCGATTGCGGGCCAGGTTCAGGTCGTTGTTGGACGGATCGTCCACCGGCCGCAGCCGGTGGCGCTGCACATAGGCCTCGATGGCCTGGCGCGGCTGGGCCAGCCAGGGCCGGGCCCACACCAGGCCATGGCGCAGCGCCGCCGGCGGCATGGCCGCCAGCCCGGCCGGGCCACCACCGCGCAAGGCCTGCAACAGCACCGTCTCGGCCTGGTCGCGCCGATGCTGGGCCAGCAGCAGCAAAGTGGCGCCGGCCTCGCCGGCCAGGCGCTGCAGCGCGGCATGTCGGCCGGCACGCGCCCAGGCCTCGATGCTCTGCCCCGGCGCCGGGGCACCTTGCAGGCGTGCCCAGCGCAGGCTCAGCGGCCAGCCCAGCGCCTGCCAGCGCCGGCAGCGCTGCTGCGCCTGGCGCAGCCAGGCATCGGCCTGCGGCAGCAAGCCATGGTGGATGTGCAGTGCCACCACCTGCAGCCCCAGCGCCGAGGCCACGCGGCAGGCACAGTGCAGCAACGCCAACGAGTCGCGCCCGCCGCTGTAGGCCACGGCCAGCACGCCAGGCGGGCTGCCGCGCCGGGTTGCGGGCACGGCACCGGCATCAGGCGGCGAAGTCGCAGGCCGGCGGGCCATGCGCTGCGCGGTCAGCGCTCCTTGGTGTCGCTGTAGCGGCCGTAGGCCTGCAGGCGGTCGTAGCGACGCTGCAGCAGCTCTTTGGTCTTGAGGTCGGACACCTGGCGCAGCGCCTCGGCCAGACCACGCTTGAGCTGCGAGGCCATCTGGCGCACATCGCGGTGCGCGCCGCCCACCGGCTCGCTGATCACCTTGTCGATCAGGCCCAGGGCCTTGAGCCGGTGCGCGGTGATGCCCAGGGCCTCGGCGGCATCGCTGGCGCGCTCGGAGGTCTTCCACAGGATGCTGGCGCAGCCTTCGGGCGAGATCACCGAGTACACCGCAAACTGCAACATCAGCAGCTGGTCGGCCACGCTGATGGCCAGCGCGCCGCCCGAGCCGCCTTCACCGATGATGGTGGTGACGATGGGCACCTCGAGCTGCGCCATCTCGAAGATGTTGCGGCCGATGGCCTCGCTCTGGCCACGCTCTTCGGCGCCGATGCCGGGGTAGGCGCCGGGGGTGTCGACGAAGGTGAACACCGGCAGGCCGAACTTCTCGGCCAGCTTCATCAGGCGCAGCGCCTTGCGGTAGCCCTCGGGGCGCGGCATGCCGAAGTTGCGCGCGGCGCGCTCCTTGGTGTCGCGGCCCTTCTGGTTGCCGATGACCATGCAGGCCTGGCCGTTGAAGCGCGCCAGGCCACCGACGATGGACAGGTCGTCGGCATAGTGGCGGTCGCCGTGCATCTCCTGGAAATCGGTGAACAGCTCGTTCACGTAGTCCAGCGTGTACGGGCGCTGCGGGTGGCGGGCAATCTGCGTCACCTGCCAGGGCGACAGGTTGCTGTAGATCTCCTTGGCGAGTTGCTGGCTCTTCTTGTCGAGCCGTTCAATCTCGTCGGAGATGTCAACCGCCGATTCAGACTGCACGTAGCGCAGTTCTTCGATCTTGGTCTCGAGTTCGGCGATCGGTTGCTCGAATTCGAGGAAGTGTCGTTTGCTCATCCGCGGGGTCGGGTGGGTGGATCAAACCGCCGTTGCGGTACAGGTCAGTAGTCTACCGGCAGCGGGTCGAGGCTGCGCCACAGGTACCAGGTGGCCACCGATCGGTACGGGGCCCAGGCCTCGCCCACCTCGCGCGCCTCGGCACGCGACACGGGCTCGCCACTGAAGTAGCTCAGCGAGATGCCCTTGATCAGGCCCACGTCGTCGAGCGGCATCACGTTGGGCCGCATCAGGTGGAAGATCAGGAACATCTCGGCCGTCCAGCGGCCGATGCCGCGAATGGCCACCAGTTCGTCGATGATGGCCTCGTCATCCATCTGCTGCCACTGCGCCACATGCACCTGGCCGGCGTCGAAGTGACGGGCCAGGTCGCACAGGTACTCGGCCTTGCGCGCCGACAGGCCGGCGCCGCGCAGCGCGGGAGTGTCGAGCGCCAGCACCGCGGTGGGCGAAAGCTGCGCCACCGGGCCGCCTGCCGCGGCCACGAAACGCTCCCACACCGATTGCGCGGCCTTCACCGAGATCTGCTGGCCGACGATGGACCGCGCCAGCGTGATGAAGGCATCGCCCCGGCTCTGCAGACGGGCCTCGCCAAACTGCGGGATCAGCTTCTTCATCACCCGGTCGCGCTTGGCCAGGTGGCGGCAGGCGTCGTCCCAGTAGGCCGGGGTAAAACCTTCGGGCGCGGCGGCCGAGGCCGCCGCTGGCGCGGCAGGGGTCTTGGGCACGTTCAGGTCCGCACCCAGGTGGTGCCCTGTGCCGAATCCTTGAGCACGATGCCCTCGGCCAGCAGCGCATCGCGGATGCGGTCGGCCTCGGCAAAGTTTCGGGCCGCCTTGGCCGCCGCACGCGCGGCGATGGCCGCCTCGATGCGTGCGCCTTGATCTTGCGCCGCCGGCGAGGCCCCGCCCTGCAGGTAGGCCTTGGGCGCCTGCTGCAAGATGCCCAGCACGCCGCCCAGGGCCCGCAGCAGCGCCGCCGCCTCGGGCGAACGGCTGCGGTTGACTTCACCGGCCAGCTCGAACAGCTGCGCCAGCGCCTGCGGCGTGTTGAAGTCTTCGTCCATCGCCGCACGAAAGGCCGCGGCCTGCGGCTGGGCCCAGTCGATGGCGATGTTCTCGGCGGGCAGGCTCACCGCATCGAGCGCGGTGTAAAGCCGGCGCAGCGCGGTGCGCGCCTCGTCCAGCAGGCCGTCGCTGAAGTTGAACGGGCTGCGGTAATGCGTGCGCAGCATGAAAAAGCGCAGCGTCTCGCCGTCGTAATTGGCCAGCACATCGCGGATGGTGAAGAAGTTGCCCAGGCTCTTGGACATCTTCTCGTTGTCGACATTCAGGAAGCCGTTGTGCATCCAGGCGTTGACATGCTGGTGGCCGAACGCGCCCTCGCTTTGCGCGATCTCGTTCTCGTGGTGCGGAAACTGCAGATCCATGCCGCCGCCGTGGATGTCAAAGCGCTCGCCCAGCAGCGCGCAGCTCATCGCCGAGCACTCGATGTGCCAGCCCGGCCGGCCCGGGCCATAGCCTTCGCCGTCGAACTTGGCGTCGGCCGGCTCCTCGGCCTTGGCGGCCTTCCACAGCACGAAATCCAGCGGATCGTGCTTGCCATCGTCGACCGCCACGCGCTCGCCGGCGCGCAGGTCGTCGAGGCTCTTGCCCGAGAGCTTGCCGTAGCCGTCGAAGCTGCGCACGGCGTAGTTCACATCGCCATTGCCGGCCCGGTAGGCCAGGCCCTTGCCCTCCAGCGTGCGGATCAGCGACAGCATCTGCGGCACGTACTCGGTGGCCCGCGGCTCGTGTGTGGGCGGCAGCACGCCCACCGCAGCGAAATCCTGGTGCATCGCGGCGGTCATCTCGTCGGTCAGCGCGCGGATGGTGATGCCGCGCTCCAGCGCGCGCCGGATGATCTTGTCGTCGATGTCGGTGATGTTGCGCACATAGGTCACCTGCAGGCCGCTGGCGCGCAGCCAGCGGTAGACCACATCAAACGCCATCATCATGCGCAGATGACCCATGTGGCACAGGTCATAGATGGTCATGCCGCACACGTACATGCTGGCATGGCCCGGCTGCAGGGGGGCGAAAGGCTCGAGCCGACGGCTCAGGGTGTTGTACAGGCGCAGGGACATCGGCCAGCGGGCGCAGGCGGGCCCTGAAAAAGGCACGCGCTGCGCTGCAAGAAAGGTGGTGGGAGACAGCTGCCGCGGCCTGGTTGCCCCGCCGGCACGCTGCCCGCGGCTGCGGCACCTGTTGCGCCGCTGGCACCACCCGGCCAGGGCGGTCGATACAATCAAATCAGTATAGCGGCGCTGCCCCGGCCCGCCACTGCTGCTTTGCCCGCGCCACCCGGCCGGCGCCCTGCCCCACCCGCATCTCCCCTCCCCCACGCGTGCCGCCTTCCGCCTTGCCCAAGTCAACCACCGCCGACGTCGCCGTGCCCAGCCGCAGCCGGTGGCCGCACCGTGCATGGTCCGTGGCTTGCGCTGCGCTGGCCATGCCCCTGCTGGCCGCACTGCTCAGCCCGGCCGCCCAGGCCACTGAAGGCCCGGCCGACGCCCGCGCCATCGAGCAGCAGTACCGCCATGGCGACCCGGCGCAGGCGCTGCAGCGCCTGAACACTGCGCTGGCGGCGCGCCCGGGCGATGCGGCGCTGCGCTTTCTGCAAGGCGTGCTGCTGGCCGAAGGCGGGCAGTCGAGCCAGGCCGCAGCCACCTTCGAGCGCCTGACCCAGGAGTTTCCTGACCTGCCCGAGCCGCACAACAACCTGGCCGTGCTGCACGCCGCAGCCGGCCGGCTGGACGCCGCGCGCGCCGCGCTCGAAACCGCCCTGCAGCTCGACCCCGCCTACCGCGCGGCCCACGAGAACCTGGGCGACGTGTACGTGCGCCTGGCCGCGCGTGCCTATGCCGCCGCGGCCGATGCCGCCCGCCCCGAACCCGCGCTGCAGCGCAAGCTGCAACTTGCCCGCGACCTGGCGCGCAGCCTGCCCGCTGCGGCCGGCCAGCCGCGCTGAACTGCCCCCCGTGACCCACCGCCACCGATGAAACGACTCACCCTTACCCTGAGCGCCGCCCTGTTGCTGGCCGCACCTGCCTGGGCCCAGAAGGTCCGCCTGAGCACCTCGATGGGCGACATCGTGCTGGAGCTCGATGCCGCGAAGGCGCCCAAGACCGTGGCCAACTTCGTGCAGTACACCAAGGCCGGCCACTACAGCGGCACCATCTTCCACCGCGTGATCGACGGCTTCATGGTCCAGGGCGGCGGCATGGCGCCCGACATGGGCGAGAAGTCCACCCGCCCGCCCATCCCGCTGGAGGCCGGCAACGGCCTGTCCAACCTGCGCGGCACGGTGGCCATGGCACGCACCGGCGTGCCCGATTCGGCCACCGCGCAGTTCTTCATCAACGTGGCCGACAACCAGCGCCTGGACAGCTACGGCGGCGGCTACGCGGTGTTCGGCAAGGTCGTCGAAGGCATGGATGTCGTCGACCGCATCCGGGCCGTTCCGGTGGGCAACAAGGGCGGCCACCAGAACGTGCCCAGCACCCCCATCCTGATCAAGCAAGCCACCATCCTCTCGGAGAAATGACATGACCAAGACCGTTGAAATGACCACCAGCGCAGGCACCGTGCGCATCGAACTCGACGACGTGAAGGCGCCGGCCACCGTGGCCAACTTCCTGGCCTACGTGAACGCCGGCCACTACGACGGCACCATCTTCCACCGCGTCATCAAGGGCTTCATGATCCAGGGCGGCGGCTTCGAGCCCGGCCTGAAGCAAAAGCCCACGCAGGAGCCGATCCAGAACGAGGCCAACAACGGCCTGAAGAACGACAAGTACACGCTGGCCATGGCGCGCACCAATGCGCCGCATTCGGCCAGCGCGCAGTTCTTCATCAACGCCACCCACAACGACTTCCTCAACTTCAAGAGCGAGTCGCCGCAGGGCTGGGGCTATGCCGTGTTCGGCAAGGTGGTGGGCGGCATCGAGGTGGTGGACGCCATCGAGAAGGTGGCCACCGGCCGCCAGGGCTTCCACGACGACGTGCCGAAGGAAGACGTGCTGATCCTCAAGGCCGTGGAAGTGACGGCCTGACATCGCAGGTGAGCGGCACCACGCCGGTGGCTCTGCCCGAGACCTGGCCGGTGTGGGCGGCCGATCCGGCCTGGACGGCCATCGATCTGCTGTCGGACGTGCACCTGCACGCCGACATGCCGCGCACCTTCGCGGCCTGGCGCGATCATCTGCTGCACACGCCGGCCCAGGCGGTGCTGATGCTGGGCGACCTGTTCGAGGTGTGGGTGGGCGACGACGCCCGCCACAGCGGCTTCGAGGCGCAATGCCTGGCCGTGCTGCAGCAGGCCAGCGCCCGGCGCGTGCTGGCTTTTCTGCCCGGCAACCGCGATTTTCTGGTGGGCGACGCCCTGCTGGCCGAAGCCGGCATGCAGCGCCTGGCTGACCCCACCGTGTTGCAGGCCTGGGGCCAGCGCTGGCTGCTGAGCCACGGCGACGCCTTGTGCCTGGCCGACACCGAGTACCAGCGCTTTCGCACCCTGGTGCGCGGCGCCAGCTGGCAGGCCGGCTTTCTGGGCCAGCCACTGGCCGAACGTCAGGCCCAGGCGCGTGCGATGCGCGACGCCAGTGCGGCGCGTCAGGCCAGCCAGACAGCCGCCGACTGGGGCGAGGTGGACCACCCCGCCGCCGCACAGTGGCTGGCAGCGGCCGATGCGACCGCCCTGATCCACGGCCACACCCACCGCCCGGGCCGCCATGCGCTGCCTGGCGGTGGCGTGCGCCATGTGCTGGGCGACTGGGACTTCGACCATGGCCCGGCCCCGCGCGCCCGCATCCTGCGGCTCACGCGCGACGGCCTGCACACCCTCGACCTGGGCGCATGAAGGCCTGGCTGGAGCGCTGGCGCGCGCACCGTGAGCAGCGTGCCCTGAACCGCCGCGCCGTGCCCGATGCGGTGTGGGACCTGACGCTGGCCCGCCTGCCCTTCCTGGCCCGCCGCCCGGCCGCCGACCTGGCCGAACTGCGACGGCTCACCAGCCTGTTTCTCGATGCCAAGGAGTTCACCGGCATCGCCGGTCTGGCCATCAGCGACGACATGGCCGTGTGCATTGCCGCCCAGGCCTGCCTGCCGGTGCTGCGCTTCGGCCTGGCGCCCTACGACAGTTTTGTGGGCATCGTGGTGCATGCCGACGAGGTGGTGGCGCCGCGCAGCCATGTCGACGAGGACGGCATCGTGCACGAGTACCACGAGGTGCTCACCGGCGAGGCCATGCAGGGCGGCCCGGTGATGCTGAGCTGGCGCGATGTGGCCGAATCGGGCGAGTCGGCCGACTGGGGCTACAACGTGGTGATCCACGAGTTCGCCCATGTGCTCGACATGGGCGATGGCGAGGCCGACGGCGTGCCGCCGCTTGGCAGCAGCGCCGAACGCGAGGCCTGGATCACCGTGATCGACGCCGCCTACGAGCAGTTCTGCGCGCAGGTGGAGACCGGGCAGGACACCCTGCTCGACCCCTATGGCGCCACGGGTGTGGACGAGTTCTTCGCCGTGGCGTCCGAGAGCTTTTTCGTCACGCCCAATGACATGCGCGCCGAGCACCCCGACTTGTACGGGCTGCTGGCGCGCTACTTCCGGCAAGACCCCGCCGCCTTCGGCGGGGTTTGACGCACAGGCTGCCGCGGCGCCGGCCTCAGACCGGCGCGGCCTCCGACTTGGTCTTGTCGCCCTTGTCGGTCTTCTTCAGCGGCTGGATGTCCAGCGTCACCTCGCCCTTGTCGTCGAGATCAACCGTCAGGCGGCCACCATCGACCAGGCGGCCGAACAGCAGTTCGTCGGCCAGGGCACGACGGATCAAGTCCTGGATCAGGCGCTGCATCGGGCGTGCGCCCATCAGCGGATCAAAGCCCTTGGCGCCCAGGTGCTTGCGCAGCGTGTCGGTGAAGGTGACGTCGACCTTCTTCTCGGCCAGCTGGCTTTCAAGCTGCAGCAGGAACTTGTCGACCACCCGCAGGATGATCTCTTCGTCCAGCGCGCGGAAGCTGACGATGGCGTCGAGCCGGTTGCGGAAC
This portion of the Aquabacterium sp. OR-4 genome encodes:
- a CDS encoding tetratricopeptide repeat protein produces the protein MPLLAALLSPAAQATEGPADARAIEQQYRHGDPAQALQRLNTALAARPGDAALRFLQGVLLAEGGQSSQAAATFERLTQEFPDLPEPHNNLAVLHAAAGRLDAARAALETALQLDPAYRAAHENLGDVYVRLAARAYAAAADAARPEPALQRKLQLARDLARSLPAAAGQPR
- a CDS encoding peptidylprolyl isomerase encodes the protein MKRLTLTLSAALLLAAPAWAQKVRLSTSMGDIVLELDAAKAPKTVANFVQYTKAGHYSGTIFHRVIDGFMVQGGGMAPDMGEKSTRPPIPLEAGNGLSNLRGTVAMARTGVPDSATAQFFINVADNQRLDSYGGGYAVFGKVVEGMDVVDRIRAVPVGNKGGHQNVPSTPILIKQATILSEK
- a CDS encoding aspartate kinase, whose protein sequence is MALIVHKYGGTSMGSTERIRNVAKRVAKWARAGHQMVVVPSAMSGETNRLLGLAKDLQPGALDDAAMRELDAIAATGEQVSVGLLALALQAEGQPAVSYGGWQVPIKTNSVFTKARIESIDDARVRADLAAGKVVIITGFQGVDPEGHVTTLGRGGSDTSAVAVAAAMKADECLIYTDVDGVYTTDPRVVPEAQRLTTISFEEMLELASQGSKVLQIRSVEFAGKYRVPLRVLSSFTPWDIAIDEEAKSGTLITFEEDEKMEQAVVSGIAFNRDEAKITVVGVPDKPGIAYQILGAVAEANIDVDVIVQNVSHDGRTDFSFTVHRNDYARTMDLLKNTVQPATGALNLIGDAKICKVSIVGIGMKSHVGVASTMFKALSDDGINIQMITTSEIKTSVVIAEKYMELAVRALHRAFGLDAAETPAA
- a CDS encoding acetyl-CoA carboxylase carboxyltransferase subunit alpha is translated as MSKRHFLEFEQPIAELETKIEELRYVQSESAVDISDEIERLDKKSQQLAKEIYSNLSPWQVTQIARHPQRPYTLDYVNELFTDFQEMHGDRHYADDLSIVGGLARFNGQACMVIGNQKGRDTKERAARNFGMPRPEGYRKALRLMKLAEKFGLPVFTFVDTPGAYPGIGAEERGQSEAIGRNIFEMAQLEVPIVTTIIGEGGSGGALAISVADQLLMLQFAVYSVISPEGCASILWKTSERASDAAEALGITAHRLKALGLIDKVISEPVGGAHRDVRQMASQLKRGLAEALRQVSDLKTKELLQRRYDRLQAYGRYSDTKER
- the cysS gene encoding cysteine--tRNA ligase; translation: MSLRLYNTLSRRLEPFAPLQPGHASMYVCGMTIYDLCHMGHLRMMMAFDVVYRWLRASGLQVTYVRNITDIDDKIIRRALERGITIRALTDEMTAAMHQDFAAVGVLPPTHEPRATEYVPQMLSLIRTLEGKGLAYRAGNGDVNYAVRSFDGYGKLSGKSLDDLRAGERVAVDDGKHDPLDFVLWKAAKAEEPADAKFDGEGYGPGRPGWHIECSAMSCALLGERFDIHGGGMDLQFPHHENEIAQSEGAFGHQHVNAWMHNGFLNVDNEKMSKSLGNFFTIRDVLANYDGETLRFFMLRTHYRSPFNFSDGLLDEARTALRRLYTALDAVSLPAENIAIDWAQPQAAAFRAAMDEDFNTPQALAQLFELAGEVNRSRSPEAAALLRALGGVLGILQQAPKAYLQGGASPAAQDQGARIEAAIAARAAAKAARNFAEADRIRDALLAEGIVLKDSAQGTTWVRT
- a CDS encoding UDP-2,3-diacylglucosamine diphosphatase, giving the protein MSGTTPVALPETWPVWAADPAWTAIDLLSDVHLHADMPRTFAAWRDHLLHTPAQAVLMLGDLFEVWVGDDARHSGFEAQCLAVLQQASARRVLAFLPGNRDFLVGDALLAEAGMQRLADPTVLQAWGQRWLLSHGDALCLADTEYQRFRTLVRGASWQAGFLGQPLAERQAQARAMRDASAARQASQTAADWGEVDHPAAAQWLAAADATALIHGHTHRPGRHALPGGGVRHVLGDWDFDHGPAPRARILRLTRDGLHTLDLGA
- a CDS encoding peptidylprolyl isomerase — protein: MTKTVEMTTSAGTVRIELDDVKAPATVANFLAYVNAGHYDGTIFHRVIKGFMIQGGGFEPGLKQKPTQEPIQNEANNGLKNDKYTLAMARTNAPHSASAQFFINATHNDFLNFKSESPQGWGYAVFGKVVGGIEVVDAIEKVATGRQGFHDDVPKEDVLILKAVEVTA
- the tilS gene encoding tRNA lysidine(34) synthetase TilS gives rise to the protein MPATRRGSPPGVLAVAYSGGRDSLALLHCACRVASALGLQVVALHIHHGLLPQADAWLRQAQQRCRRWQALGWPLSLRWARLQGAPAPGQSIEAWARAGRHAALQRLAGEAGATLLLLAQHRRDQAETVLLQALRGGGPAGLAAMPPAALRHGLVWARPWLAQPRQAIEAYVQRHRLRPVDDPSNNDLNLARNRLRARVWPALSAAFPEAEAALALSARRAHEADAALAELAQMDLATCALASDAAAGTALQVAAWRSLSAARQANALRVWLGRQAGQGAAEALLQRLLLELPGAASSTSGRATRSTGRWPAGGGAELRLYRGLLHWHAMAAAAATAAVEPVALGDQVIDLSQPGHWPVPAWRGRFEVSQDAQGVPADELRHACLRARAGGEQFQRTAGGLPRSLKKQYQAAGVPADQRQGPLLWGAGALLYVPGLGMDARALARPALLRCRVQWRADPC
- a CDS encoding zinc-dependent peptidase; this encodes MKAWLERWRAHREQRALNRRAVPDAVWDLTLARLPFLARRPAADLAELRRLTSLFLDAKEFTGIAGLAISDDMAVCIAAQACLPVLRFGLAPYDSFVGIVVHADEVVAPRSHVDEDGIVHEYHEVLTGEAMQGGPVMLSWRDVAESGESADWGYNVVIHEFAHVLDMGDGEADGVPPLGSSAEREAWITVIDAAYEQFCAQVETGQDTLLDPYGATGVDEFFAVASESFFVTPNDMRAEHPDLYGLLARYFRQDPAAFGGV
- a CDS encoding DNA-3-methyladenine glycosylase family protein — encoded protein: MPKTPAAPAAASAAAPEGFTPAYWDDACRHLAKRDRVMKKLIPQFGEARLQSRGDAFITLARSIVGQQISVKAAQSVWERFVAAAGGPVAQLSPTAVLALDTPALRGAGLSARKAEYLCDLARHFDAGQVHVAQWQQMDDEAIIDELVAIRGIGRWTAEMFLIFHLMRPNVMPLDDVGLIKGISLSYFSGEPVSRAEAREVGEAWAPYRSVATWYLWRSLDPLPVDY